AAGGCGCATGTGGGCGATGGCGTTTTCCTTTTCATGGGTGAATTTGTTGAACACCGACGTGCGGCCGGAAAAGGCCCGCCGGATCTTTTTGGCAGGCATGCCGGAAAGCCGGCTGGCACCGGCGATGACCTCCTCGTCGTCGATCTTGCGGTAGCCGGTTTTCTCGAGAATTTCCCGGGCAACCGCCTCCTCCTTGCAAAACACGCCGCTGAACAGTGAAATAACGGACATGCGAATCCCCCTTTGGTATAATGGCCGCTTCAGGCGAGGTGGCAGACGGTTACGAGCGGACAGGCCTCTTCGGTGCTGTCACGGTGGGCGTCCGCGTGAATCGCCGCGATGGCCCTTTCCATGGTCGCAAAGATATGGTCGGTGCCGATCTTGGCCAGCAGATGGGTGCGTTTGAAGACCTCCATGACGGACTCGTTGACCCCGCTGAAGGAAATCTCCACCCCCGCGCTGCGAATGCGATCCACTAACAATGATAACGTTTCTTCACCGGAAGCGTCAATATCGTTTATCCCGTTGGAAGCGATGACGATGTGGCGCAGCTGCCGTTTGGTGAGCATCAGCTCGGTGATCTGGTCGTCCAGGTAGCTGGCGTTGGCGAAAAAAAGCGGCCCGTCGAAGCGGATCACCGAAATGTGGGGGCACTCCTGAAGGCCGTGGGTCAGTGCGCAGCGCAGGGCTTCATCTTCCGTGCGGGCCAGCGACACCACACTGGGCCGCATGCTCTTGTAGAGAAAGACCATAAGCGAGAGAACCACCCCGATCATGATGCCCTTGTCCAGATGCGGGGCGAAGACCAGGGTGAAGATAAAGGTCGCGATGGAAATGGCCCCGTCATACCACTGGGCCTCCCAGGCGTGCACGAAACCGGAAACGTTGACCAGGCCGATGACCGCCATCATGATGACGGCGGCCAGCACCGACTGGGGCAGGTGGTAGAGCAGGGGTGTAAAAAAAAGCAGCACGACCACCACCGCCAGGCTGGTAAAGACGCTGGAGAGACCGGTGACGGCCCCGGCCTGGAGGTTGACTGCCGAACGCGAAAAGGAGCCCGAGGTGGGGTAGCTTTTGGCCATGGACCCCAGGATATTGGCCAGCCCCTGGCCGATCAGCTCCTGGTTGGGGTCCAGGCGCTGCCCGGTCTTGCCGGCCATGGCCTTGGCGATGGAGATCGCCTCCATGAAGCCCAGCAGGGAGATGATGGCCGCATAGGGAAAAAGGCGCAGCAGGACCCCGAAATTGATCTCGGGCACGGACAGGGAGGGCACCCCGCGGGGCACGACCCCCACCACGTCGCCGCCGCCCATCATCACCAGCGCATCGGTTGCAAGCGGTTTGTTGCCCACCCGCATCCGCCAGATGCGGCCGTCGGTGGCAAGCCCGGCGGGCTCCTCGCCGCGGACGAAAAACTGTTGGCTACCGTCGGGTTTGTTGACACCCACCAGCAACAGCTCCCGCAACAGTTCCCGGACAACGTGCGCCTCGTGGTTGAGACGCTCGATCCGGAGATTGATCAGACTGGCCTCGTGCTCGGCATCAAGGATCGCCATGGCGTCTTTGGCCTCGTGCGCCCGGGTGAGCCGCTCGTTGGCCGCGGTACGCGTCTCCGCCAGGCGCGGGACCTCATTGACCGCCGAATTGAAGCTGTTGACGAGTTCGTGGATCTTGGGGACGGCGATGGCATTCAGGTCCACCCGGACATCATGCTGGAAACCCGTCCCCCAGGAGATCAGGATGGTCACCACCACCGCCGCCAGCACGTTGGGGAAGCGGGGAAGGAAGCGTTTGAGCCCATACATGATGGCGAAGGCCAGGGTCCCCATAAAGAAGGTCGGCCAGTGGGTGTGGTGGATGGCCGCCCTGCAGACCGCGATGATGGTCTCGTAGTGGTGCTCGCCCTTGTCCACGTAGACGCCGAAGATTTTGGAGAGCTGCGATGTGGCGATGATCAGGGCGGCGGCGTTGGTAAAGCCGTTGACCACCGGGTGGGAGAGGAAGTTGACCACCAGCCCCAGGCGCAGCACGCCCAGCGCCAGCTGGAAAACCCCGACCATCAGCGCCAGCAGGATGGCATAGGCGATGTAGCCGCTGCTGCCGGCGGTAGCCAGCGGCTCCAGCGAGGCGGCGGTCATCAACGACACCACCGCCACCGGTCCGGTGGCCAGCTGCCGGCTGGAGCCGAAAAGCGCCGCCACCATCGGCGGCAGGAAGGAGGCGTAAAGCCCGAAGTAGGGCGGCAGCCCGGCCAACTGGGCGTAGGCCATGGACTGGGGAATCAGAACCAGCGCGACCGTCAGCCCCGAGATGGCATCACGCCGCAGGTCTTCGGTCCCGTAGGTCTTGAACCATGCGATGAAGGGAAACAGTTTTAGCAACATCACCCGATCCGGCTCCTTTTGTTTAAGGGTTCCTTAAAATCCGATGGCAGGCCGCCTGCAG
The genomic region above belongs to Desulfobacteraceae bacterium and contains:
- a CDS encoding STAS domain-containing protein — its product is MLLKLFPFIAWFKTYGTEDLRRDAISGLTVALVLIPQSMAYAQLAGLPPYFGLYASFLPPMVAALFGSSRQLATGPVAVVSLMTAASLEPLATAGSSGYIAYAILLALMVGVFQLALGVLRLGLVVNFLSHPVVNGFTNAAALIIATSQLSKIFGVYVDKGEHHYETIIAVCRAAIHHTHWPTFFMGTLAFAIMYGLKRFLPRFPNVLAAVVVTILISWGTGFQHDVRVDLNAIAVPKIHELVNSFNSAVNEVPRLAETRTAANERLTRAHEAKDAMAILDAEHEASLINLRIERLNHEAHVVRELLRELLLVGVNKPDGSQQFFVRGEEPAGLATDGRIWRMRVGNKPLATDALVMMGGGDVVGVVPRGVPSLSVPEINFGVLLRLFPYAAIISLLGFMEAISIAKAMAGKTGQRLDPNQELIGQGLANILGSMAKSYPTSGSFSRSAVNLQAGAVTGLSSVFTSLAVVVVLLFFTPLLYHLPQSVLAAVIMMAVIGLVNVSGFVHAWEAQWYDGAISIATFIFTLVFAPHLDKGIMIGVVLSLMVFLYKSMRPSVVSLARTEDEALRCALTHGLQECPHISVIRFDGPLFFANASYLDDQITELMLTKRQLRHIVIASNGINDIDASGEETLSLLVDRIRSAGVEISFSGVNESVMEVFKRTHLLAKIGTDHIFATMERAIAAIHADAHRDSTEEACPLVTVCHLA